In Prunus dulcis chromosome 1, ALMONDv2, whole genome shotgun sequence, the following are encoded in one genomic region:
- the LOC117615556 gene encoding glu S.griseus protease inhibitor-like, translated as MASSTSTGAAAGKSSWPELVGTKGEEAVATIMKENPSLKAHTINQGSFITMDHRRDRVRVWIDEQGVVTAAPKIA; from the exons ATGGCGAGTAGCACAAGCACTG GTGCAGCAGCAGGAAAGAGTTCATGGCCAGAGCTGGTGGGGACTAAAGGAGAGGAGGCAGTAGCCACtataatgaaagaaaatccaTCGCTCAAAGCCCACACAATAAATCAAGGGTCCTTCATCACCATGGATCATCGTCGCGACAGGGTTCGTGTCTGGATTGATGAGCAAGGTGTTGTCACTGCAGCGCCTAAGATAGCGTAA
- the LOC117622707 gene encoding TNF receptor-associated factor homolog 1b-like isoform X2 — translation MAGISNEESGVGRSMEGISSGQRCLSGEALAEWRSSEQVENGTPSTSPPYWDSDDDDDGGPKPSELYGKYTWKIEKFSQINKRELRSNAFEVGGYKWYILIYPQGCDVCNHLSLFLCVANHDKLLPGWSHFAQFTIAVVNKDPKKSKYSDTLHRFWKKEHDWGWKKFMELSKVLDGFIDADTLIIKAQVQVIREKADRPFRCLDCQYRRELVRVYLTNVEQICRRFVEERRSKLGKLIEDKARWTSFRSFWLGIEQNARRRMSREKMDAVLKVVVKHFFIEKEVTSTLVMDSLYSGLKALEGQTKSKKGRVKLLEAEEMPAPIVRVEKDAFVLVDDVLLLLERAAMEPLPPKDEKGPQNRTKDGNSGEDFNKDSIERDERRLTELGRRTVEIFVLAHIFSNKIEVAYHESVALKRQEELIREEEAAWQAESEQKAKRGATEKEKKSKKKQAKQKRNNRKGKDKGREERPDIPVQEKQEEENPTEEMKDYTRDEEQPELEKPETLDDVSDVSDSVDGVTEVPQPDSEDRDAGPINWDTDTSEVHPPTEASSSGISGLSSVQNGVSERKSPSVMDDSSSTCSTDSVPSVVMNGPYKGNSFSNYKNQKSPSRGKHQRGKATSDGNNWPNEMDNQPSGPVADAGFLNDVSGSSNKVRESESEPAVHSLHDRIKWLEQHVVKKEEEVVSLQKKLSIKDQVDLERPLKEKTSAVTSSPGSPPKIVPLTGQPKSECQSSAVIDSVPLRKGSSISAQHTDRVTPLTTTSQNNGVSKPETQKAATPKPAEKAMAQQVPVVSRPSSAPLVPGPRPTSAVVPIVQTAPLLARSVSAAGRLGPDPSPATHSYVPQSYRNAILGNHAASGSTGMTHNSPSSGVNPSPVYSQSPALVSAPMFLPQSSEMMDPSSVKSGFSFGMVTRDALHNGPQWMESSQRESIKGMNYDPSSLLHDQNFDFYKPPLHGRPQEHLSAEFPACTSGRQTQGVSADEFPHLDIINDLLDDEHGFGPARGSSVFHPFSNGPAHLNRQFSYPGDLGMSSDMGSATSSCRFERTRSYQDDGFQRGYTLGGHFESLREFTPQAGPPPYVNGQIDGLIPNQWPMANSDLSVLGMRNTESEGYPYYSPEYSNLACGVNGYTVFRPSNGQ, via the exons ATGGCTGGGATTTCTAATGAAGAGTCTGGAGTGGGAAGGTCTATGGAGGGGATTTCAAGTGGGCAGCGCTGCCTGTCTGGGGAAGCCTTAGCTGAATGGCGGTCCTCTGAGCAGGTGGAAAATGGAACCCCATCTACTTCGCCCCCTTATTGGGACTCtgatgacgacgacgacggtg GGCCCAAACCGTCTGAGTTATATGGAAAATATACATGGAAGATAGAGAAATTTTCTCAGATTAACAAAAGAGAACTTCGTAGTAATGCCTTTGAGGTTGGCGGCTACAAATG GTATATTCTAATCTATCCCCAGGGTTGTGATGTTTGCAATCatctctctttgtttctttgtgtAGCTAATCATGACAAACTTCTTCCAG GTTGGAGTCATTTTGCACAGTTTACAATAGCTGTGGTAAATAAAGATCCTAAGAAGTCGAAATATTCTG ATACATTACATCGATTTTGGAAGAAAGAGCATGACTGGGGGTGGAAAAAATTTATGGAGCTGTCAAAAGTATTAGATGGGTTCATTGATGCTGACACTCTTATAATAAAGGCTCAAGTTCAAGTGATCAG GGAGAAAGCAGACCGGCCATTCCGCTGCCTTGACTGTCAATATAGGAGAGAACTTGTTAGGGTATACTTGACAAATGTAGAGCAAATCTGTCGTCGTTTTgtggaagagagaagaagcaaaCTTGGAAAGTTGATAGAGGATAAAGCTAGATGGACAAG CTTTCGCTCCTTCTGGTTAGGTATTGAACAAAATGCTAGGCGCCGTATGTCCAGGGAGAAGATGGATGCGGTCCTGAAAGTAGTCGTTAAGCATTTTTTCATTGAGAAAGAAGTCACATCTACATTGGTAATGGATTCATTGTATAGTGGTTTGAAGGCTCTTGAAGGCCAAACTAAATCCAAGAAAGGTAGGGTGAAACTATTGGAGGCTGAAGAAATGCCAGCACCAATTGTTCGTGTGGAGAAAGATGCGTTTGTATTGGTGGATGATGTGCTATTGCTACTTGAGAGGGCTGCCATGGAACCATTACCTCCAAAAGATGAGAAGGGTCCTCAAAATCGTACAAAA GATGGAAATTCTGGAGAGGACTTCAACAAAGATTCTATTGAGCGAGATGAAAGACGTCTTACGGAATTGGGTCGTAGGACTGTGGAAATATTTGTGCTTGCCCATATTTTCAG CAATAAAATTGAAGTTGCCTATCATGAATCTGTTGCATTGAAGAGGCAAGAGGAACTCATCCGTGAGGAAGAGGCAGCATGGCAGGCTGAAAGTGAGCAAAAGGCAAAACGAGGAGCaactgaaaaggaaaagaagtcaaagaaaaaacag GCTAAGCAGAAGAGGAATAACCGGAAGGGTAAAGACAAAGGGAGGGAGGAAAGGCCCGATATACCAGTACAagagaaacaagaagaagaaaaccccACTGAGGAAATGAAAGATTACACAAGGGATGAGGAGCAACCTGAGCTTGAAAAGCCAGAAACACTGGATGATGTATCTGATGTGTCTGATTCAGTGGATGGTGTCACTGAAGTACCTCAGCCTGATTCTGAAGACAGAGATGCTGGTCCAATAAATTGGGACACTGATACATCAGAAGTCCATCCTCCCACAGAAGCCAGCAGCAGTGGAATTAGTGGGCTGTCATCTGTGCAAAATGGAGTATCTGAAAGAAAGAGCCCATCTGTGATGGATGATAGTTCCTCAACATGTTCCACAGACTCAGTCCCATCAGTGGTAATGAATGGGCCATATAAGGGAAACTCCTTTTCTAattacaaaaaccaaaaatcacCTAGCAG GGGGAAACATCAGCGTGGTAAGGCAACAAGTGATGGGAATAATTGGCCAAATGAGATGGATAATCAGCCTTCTGGACCTGTAGCTGATGCAGGATTTCTGAATGATGTTTCTGGAAGTAGTAATAAGGTGCGTGAATCTGAGTCTGAGCCCGCTGTTCATTCATTGCACGATCGGATTAAGTGGCTGGAGCAGCATGTTGTTAAGAAG GAGGAAGAAGTTGTTTCACTGCAGAAAAAATTGAGTATCAAGGATCAGGTTGATTTGGAAAGACCGTTGAAAGAGAAGACATCGGCAGTAACATCCTCACCTGGAAGCCCACCTAAAATTGTGCCCTTGACTGGTCAACCGAAGTCAGAGTGCCAGAGTAGTGCTGTTATAGATTCTGTTCCACTTAGGAAGGGATCCTCAATCAGTGCACAGCATACTGATAGAGTGACACCTTTGACTACTACATCCCAGAATAACGGTGTGTCCAAACCTGAGACTCAGAAGGCTGCAACTCCAAAACCAGCTGAAAAAGCCATGGCACAGCAAGTGCCTGTGGTGTCCAGGCCTTCCAGTGCTCCTCTGGTTCCTGGTCCCAGGCCTACTTCTGCTGTTGTGCCTATTGTTCAAACAGCTCCTCTGCTTGCTCGTTCAGTAAGTGCGGCTGGCCGGTTGGGTCCTGACCCATCACCAGCAACTCATAGTTATGTTCCCCAGTCATATAGAAATGCCATTTTGGGTAACCATGCAGCTTCAGGTTCAACTGGTATGACGCATAACTCTCCAAGTTCAGGAGTGAACCCATCCCCAGTTTACTCACAGTCACCAGCCTTGGTTTCTGCCCCAATGTTCTTACCTCAGAGCTCTGAAATGATGGACCCAAGCTCAGTTAAATCAGGTTTTTCGTTTGGGATGGTAACCCGGGATGCGTTGCATAATGGACCCCAATGGATGGAGAGTTCTCAACGGGAATCGATCAAAGGCATGAATTACGATCCTTCCTCCTTGCTTCATGATCAAAATTTTGACTTCTACAAACCGCCTTTACATGGCAGGCCACAGGAACATTTGTCCGCTGAGTTCCCAGCCTGTACATCTGGGCGCCAGACCCAAGGTGTATCGGCCGATGAATTCCCTCACCTTGATATCATCAATGATTTGCTTGATGATGAGCATGGCTTTGGACCTGCTAGAGGAAGCTCAGTCTTCCACCCCTTCAGCAATGGGCCAGCCCACTTAAATCGGCAGTTTTCTTACCCCGGTGATTTGGGCATGTCTAGCGACATGGGGTCTGCAACCAGCTCTTGTAGGTTTGAGCGGACACGGAGTTACCAAGATGATGGGTTCCAGAGGGGCTACACTTTAGGGGGACATTTCGAATCACTTAGGGAATTTACTCCACAAGCTGGTCCGCCACCTTATGTGAATGGGCAGATTGATGGGTTAATTCCTAACCAGTGGCCGATGGCAAATTCTGATCTATCTGTACTTGGCATGAGGAACACAGAATCTGAGGGCTACCCCTACTACAGTCCTGAATATTCGAACCTGGCATGTGGGGTGAATGGGTACACTGTATTCCGGCCTTCAAATGGTCAGTGA
- the LOC117622707 gene encoding TNF receptor-associated factor homolog 1b-like isoform X1 encodes MAGISNEESGVGRSMEGISSGQRCLSGEALAEWRSSEQVENGTPSTSPPYWDSDDDDDGGPKPSELYGKYTWKIEKFSQINKRELRSNAFEVGGYKWYILIYPQGCDVCNHLSLFLCVANHDKLLPGWSHFAQFTIAVVNKDPKKSKYSDTLHRFWKKEHDWGWKKFMELSKVLDGFIDADTLIIKAQVQVIREKADRPFRCLDCQYRRELVRVYLTNVEQICRRFVEERRSKLGKLIEDKARWTSFRSFWLGIEQNARRRMSREKMDAVLKVVVKHFFIEKEVTSTLVMDSLYSGLKALEGQTKSKKGRVKLLEAEEMPAPIVRVEKDAFVLVDDVLLLLERAAMEPLPPKDEKGPQNRTKDGNSGEDFNKDSIERDERRLTELGRRTVEIFVLAHIFSNKIEVAYHESVALKRQEELIREEEAAWQAESEQKAKRGATEKEKKSKKKQASLASFLQAKQKRNNRKGKDKGREERPDIPVQEKQEEENPTEEMKDYTRDEEQPELEKPETLDDVSDVSDSVDGVTEVPQPDSEDRDAGPINWDTDTSEVHPPTEASSSGISGLSSVQNGVSERKSPSVMDDSSSTCSTDSVPSVVMNGPYKGNSFSNYKNQKSPSRGKHQRGKATSDGNNWPNEMDNQPSGPVADAGFLNDVSGSSNKVRESESEPAVHSLHDRIKWLEQHVVKKEEEVVSLQKKLSIKDQVDLERPLKEKTSAVTSSPGSPPKIVPLTGQPKSECQSSAVIDSVPLRKGSSISAQHTDRVTPLTTTSQNNGVSKPETQKAATPKPAEKAMAQQVPVVSRPSSAPLVPGPRPTSAVVPIVQTAPLLARSVSAAGRLGPDPSPATHSYVPQSYRNAILGNHAASGSTGMTHNSPSSGVNPSPVYSQSPALVSAPMFLPQSSEMMDPSSVKSGFSFGMVTRDALHNGPQWMESSQRESIKGMNYDPSSLLHDQNFDFYKPPLHGRPQEHLSAEFPACTSGRQTQGVSADEFPHLDIINDLLDDEHGFGPARGSSVFHPFSNGPAHLNRQFSYPGDLGMSSDMGSATSSCRFERTRSYQDDGFQRGYTLGGHFESLREFTPQAGPPPYVNGQIDGLIPNQWPMANSDLSVLGMRNTESEGYPYYSPEYSNLACGVNGYTVFRPSNGQ; translated from the exons ATGGCTGGGATTTCTAATGAAGAGTCTGGAGTGGGAAGGTCTATGGAGGGGATTTCAAGTGGGCAGCGCTGCCTGTCTGGGGAAGCCTTAGCTGAATGGCGGTCCTCTGAGCAGGTGGAAAATGGAACCCCATCTACTTCGCCCCCTTATTGGGACTCtgatgacgacgacgacggtg GGCCCAAACCGTCTGAGTTATATGGAAAATATACATGGAAGATAGAGAAATTTTCTCAGATTAACAAAAGAGAACTTCGTAGTAATGCCTTTGAGGTTGGCGGCTACAAATG GTATATTCTAATCTATCCCCAGGGTTGTGATGTTTGCAATCatctctctttgtttctttgtgtAGCTAATCATGACAAACTTCTTCCAG GTTGGAGTCATTTTGCACAGTTTACAATAGCTGTGGTAAATAAAGATCCTAAGAAGTCGAAATATTCTG ATACATTACATCGATTTTGGAAGAAAGAGCATGACTGGGGGTGGAAAAAATTTATGGAGCTGTCAAAAGTATTAGATGGGTTCATTGATGCTGACACTCTTATAATAAAGGCTCAAGTTCAAGTGATCAG GGAGAAAGCAGACCGGCCATTCCGCTGCCTTGACTGTCAATATAGGAGAGAACTTGTTAGGGTATACTTGACAAATGTAGAGCAAATCTGTCGTCGTTTTgtggaagagagaagaagcaaaCTTGGAAAGTTGATAGAGGATAAAGCTAGATGGACAAG CTTTCGCTCCTTCTGGTTAGGTATTGAACAAAATGCTAGGCGCCGTATGTCCAGGGAGAAGATGGATGCGGTCCTGAAAGTAGTCGTTAAGCATTTTTTCATTGAGAAAGAAGTCACATCTACATTGGTAATGGATTCATTGTATAGTGGTTTGAAGGCTCTTGAAGGCCAAACTAAATCCAAGAAAGGTAGGGTGAAACTATTGGAGGCTGAAGAAATGCCAGCACCAATTGTTCGTGTGGAGAAAGATGCGTTTGTATTGGTGGATGATGTGCTATTGCTACTTGAGAGGGCTGCCATGGAACCATTACCTCCAAAAGATGAGAAGGGTCCTCAAAATCGTACAAAA GATGGAAATTCTGGAGAGGACTTCAACAAAGATTCTATTGAGCGAGATGAAAGACGTCTTACGGAATTGGGTCGTAGGACTGTGGAAATATTTGTGCTTGCCCATATTTTCAG CAATAAAATTGAAGTTGCCTATCATGAATCTGTTGCATTGAAGAGGCAAGAGGAACTCATCCGTGAGGAAGAGGCAGCATGGCAGGCTGAAAGTGAGCAAAAGGCAAAACGAGGAGCaactgaaaaggaaaagaagtcaaagaaaaaacag GCATCCCTTGCTTCTTTTCTACAGGCTAAGCAGAAGAGGAATAACCGGAAGGGTAAAGACAAAGGGAGGGAGGAAAGGCCCGATATACCAGTACAagagaaacaagaagaagaaaaccccACTGAGGAAATGAAAGATTACACAAGGGATGAGGAGCAACCTGAGCTTGAAAAGCCAGAAACACTGGATGATGTATCTGATGTGTCTGATTCAGTGGATGGTGTCACTGAAGTACCTCAGCCTGATTCTGAAGACAGAGATGCTGGTCCAATAAATTGGGACACTGATACATCAGAAGTCCATCCTCCCACAGAAGCCAGCAGCAGTGGAATTAGTGGGCTGTCATCTGTGCAAAATGGAGTATCTGAAAGAAAGAGCCCATCTGTGATGGATGATAGTTCCTCAACATGTTCCACAGACTCAGTCCCATCAGTGGTAATGAATGGGCCATATAAGGGAAACTCCTTTTCTAattacaaaaaccaaaaatcacCTAGCAG GGGGAAACATCAGCGTGGTAAGGCAACAAGTGATGGGAATAATTGGCCAAATGAGATGGATAATCAGCCTTCTGGACCTGTAGCTGATGCAGGATTTCTGAATGATGTTTCTGGAAGTAGTAATAAGGTGCGTGAATCTGAGTCTGAGCCCGCTGTTCATTCATTGCACGATCGGATTAAGTGGCTGGAGCAGCATGTTGTTAAGAAG GAGGAAGAAGTTGTTTCACTGCAGAAAAAATTGAGTATCAAGGATCAGGTTGATTTGGAAAGACCGTTGAAAGAGAAGACATCGGCAGTAACATCCTCACCTGGAAGCCCACCTAAAATTGTGCCCTTGACTGGTCAACCGAAGTCAGAGTGCCAGAGTAGTGCTGTTATAGATTCTGTTCCACTTAGGAAGGGATCCTCAATCAGTGCACAGCATACTGATAGAGTGACACCTTTGACTACTACATCCCAGAATAACGGTGTGTCCAAACCTGAGACTCAGAAGGCTGCAACTCCAAAACCAGCTGAAAAAGCCATGGCACAGCAAGTGCCTGTGGTGTCCAGGCCTTCCAGTGCTCCTCTGGTTCCTGGTCCCAGGCCTACTTCTGCTGTTGTGCCTATTGTTCAAACAGCTCCTCTGCTTGCTCGTTCAGTAAGTGCGGCTGGCCGGTTGGGTCCTGACCCATCACCAGCAACTCATAGTTATGTTCCCCAGTCATATAGAAATGCCATTTTGGGTAACCATGCAGCTTCAGGTTCAACTGGTATGACGCATAACTCTCCAAGTTCAGGAGTGAACCCATCCCCAGTTTACTCACAGTCACCAGCCTTGGTTTCTGCCCCAATGTTCTTACCTCAGAGCTCTGAAATGATGGACCCAAGCTCAGTTAAATCAGGTTTTTCGTTTGGGATGGTAACCCGGGATGCGTTGCATAATGGACCCCAATGGATGGAGAGTTCTCAACGGGAATCGATCAAAGGCATGAATTACGATCCTTCCTCCTTGCTTCATGATCAAAATTTTGACTTCTACAAACCGCCTTTACATGGCAGGCCACAGGAACATTTGTCCGCTGAGTTCCCAGCCTGTACATCTGGGCGCCAGACCCAAGGTGTATCGGCCGATGAATTCCCTCACCTTGATATCATCAATGATTTGCTTGATGATGAGCATGGCTTTGGACCTGCTAGAGGAAGCTCAGTCTTCCACCCCTTCAGCAATGGGCCAGCCCACTTAAATCGGCAGTTTTCTTACCCCGGTGATTTGGGCATGTCTAGCGACATGGGGTCTGCAACCAGCTCTTGTAGGTTTGAGCGGACACGGAGTTACCAAGATGATGGGTTCCAGAGGGGCTACACTTTAGGGGGACATTTCGAATCACTTAGGGAATTTACTCCACAAGCTGGTCCGCCACCTTATGTGAATGGGCAGATTGATGGGTTAATTCCTAACCAGTGGCCGATGGCAAATTCTGATCTATCTGTACTTGGCATGAGGAACACAGAATCTGAGGGCTACCCCTACTACAGTCCTGAATATTCGAACCTGGCATGTGGGGTGAATGGGTACACTGTATTCCGGCCTTCAAATGGTCAGTGA
- the LOC117622707 gene encoding TNF receptor-associated factor homolog 1a-like isoform X3, translating to MAGISNEESGVGRSMEGISSGQRCLSGEALAEWRSSEQVENGTPSTSPPYWDSDDDDDGGPKPSELYGKYTWKIEKFSQINKRELRSNAFEVGGYKWYILIYPQGCDVCNHLSLFLCVANHDKLLPGWSHFAQFTIAVVNKDPKKSKYSDTLHRFWKKEHDWGWKKFMELSKVLDGFIDADTLIIKAQVQVIREKADRPFRCLDCQYRRELVRVYLTNVEQICRRFVEERRSKLGKLIEDKARWTSFRSFWLGIEQNARRRMSREKMDAVLKVVVKHFFIEKEVTSTLVMDSLYSGLKALEGQTKSKKGRVKLLEAEEMPAPIVRVEKDAFVLVDDVLLLLERAAMEPLPPKDEKGPQNRTKDGNSGEDFNKDSIERDERRLTELGRRTVEIFVLAHIFSNKIEVAYHESVALKRQEELIREEEAAWQAESEQKAKRGATEKEKKSKKKTGIPCFFSTG from the exons ATGGCTGGGATTTCTAATGAAGAGTCTGGAGTGGGAAGGTCTATGGAGGGGATTTCAAGTGGGCAGCGCTGCCTGTCTGGGGAAGCCTTAGCTGAATGGCGGTCCTCTGAGCAGGTGGAAAATGGAACCCCATCTACTTCGCCCCCTTATTGGGACTCtgatgacgacgacgacggtg GGCCCAAACCGTCTGAGTTATATGGAAAATATACATGGAAGATAGAGAAATTTTCTCAGATTAACAAAAGAGAACTTCGTAGTAATGCCTTTGAGGTTGGCGGCTACAAATG GTATATTCTAATCTATCCCCAGGGTTGTGATGTTTGCAATCatctctctttgtttctttgtgtAGCTAATCATGACAAACTTCTTCCAG GTTGGAGTCATTTTGCACAGTTTACAATAGCTGTGGTAAATAAAGATCCTAAGAAGTCGAAATATTCTG ATACATTACATCGATTTTGGAAGAAAGAGCATGACTGGGGGTGGAAAAAATTTATGGAGCTGTCAAAAGTATTAGATGGGTTCATTGATGCTGACACTCTTATAATAAAGGCTCAAGTTCAAGTGATCAG GGAGAAAGCAGACCGGCCATTCCGCTGCCTTGACTGTCAATATAGGAGAGAACTTGTTAGGGTATACTTGACAAATGTAGAGCAAATCTGTCGTCGTTTTgtggaagagagaagaagcaaaCTTGGAAAGTTGATAGAGGATAAAGCTAGATGGACAAG CTTTCGCTCCTTCTGGTTAGGTATTGAACAAAATGCTAGGCGCCGTATGTCCAGGGAGAAGATGGATGCGGTCCTGAAAGTAGTCGTTAAGCATTTTTTCATTGAGAAAGAAGTCACATCTACATTGGTAATGGATTCATTGTATAGTGGTTTGAAGGCTCTTGAAGGCCAAACTAAATCCAAGAAAGGTAGGGTGAAACTATTGGAGGCTGAAGAAATGCCAGCACCAATTGTTCGTGTGGAGAAAGATGCGTTTGTATTGGTGGATGATGTGCTATTGCTACTTGAGAGGGCTGCCATGGAACCATTACCTCCAAAAGATGAGAAGGGTCCTCAAAATCGTACAAAA GATGGAAATTCTGGAGAGGACTTCAACAAAGATTCTATTGAGCGAGATGAAAGACGTCTTACGGAATTGGGTCGTAGGACTGTGGAAATATTTGTGCTTGCCCATATTTTCAG CAATAAAATTGAAGTTGCCTATCATGAATCTGTTGCATTGAAGAGGCAAGAGGAACTCATCCGTGAGGAAGAGGCAGCATGGCAGGCTGAAAGTGAGCAAAAGGCAAAACGAGGAGCaactgaaaaggaaaagaagtcaaagaaaaaa ACAGGCATCCCTTGCTTCTTTTCTACAGGCTAA